DNA sequence from the Rhodanobacteraceae bacterium genome:
CTTCGAAGGATGCCGCGCCGACGTGATGGCACTCATCGATGATCACGTGCCCGTAGCTCTCAACCAGCGCGTCAATCTCCCCTTTGCGCGAGAGCGACTGCATGACCGCGATGTCGATCTTGCCGGTGGGTTTGGCCTTGCCGCCGCCGATAGTGCCGATGACGTCCTTGCCGACGCCGAGAAATGCCCGAAGTCGTTCCTGCCATTGCTTGAGCAACTCGGTGCGGTGCACCAACACCAGCGTGTTCACGCCACGCCTCGCGATCAAGGCAGCGGCCGTCACCGTCTTGCCGAACGCGGTCGGCGCGCAAAGCACGCCGAAATCGCTGTGAAGCATCGCGGTTACAGCCGCCTCCTGATCGAGACGAAGCGTGCCCATGAAGCTGGCAGTCAGTCGGTCGCCAACATGGCGTACATCCTCAATCTCGCAGCGGATACTGTTGCTCTTGAGCAGCGCAATGGCGGGTTCGAGACAACCCCTGGGCAACGCGATGTGCTGCGGAAAATTCTCGGCGCTGCCGATGACACGGGGCTTGTCCCACACTGAAAGGCGCATCGCCTGTGCCTTGTAGAACTCCGGGTTCTGGAACGCGGCCAGACGGATCAGGCGGTTTGCGAGCGACTGCGGTAGTTGCGCCTTCTCGAAGTAGACAAGGTTTGCGAGCGTGACGTTGAGCGCAGATGGCATTGGTCCGCTCAGCTTCTGCGCCAACGATTCGCTCCGCTGCCAAGGCTTTGCCAGGTCCTCTTCGTCGATGAACGACACGTCCAGCGGATGCACTCCGCCGGTCGCTCGAAGGATCGTGGGCTCGATATCGTTGGGCGCCATCGGGCGGATGGATGCGAGAAAGGCCCATTGGTCCGGGAACGGATGCAGATTCGCGTCGACGAACACGCTGCGCCCCTGGTCGCGCGGCTTTTTCTGCAGCGGCAATGCGATCAGATTCCCGAAGCCACCCTTCGGCATCGTGTCCTGGTTGGGGAACAGTCGGTCGTAAGAGCCCAGTTTCAGCTGCCGGGTTCGCGCGCACGTATGACTGATGAGCGCGGCACCCAGGCGCCGCGCATCACGCGCTGCAACCCGGCCGGCGAAGAACACCCAAGCGTGCGCGCCTTCGCCTGACCTTGAAATCTCGAGTGCAACCGGCACACCGAGCTCTCGGCAGGACTGAACGAAGGCGCCAGCATCCTCCCGCCATTCGGCGTCATCGAAATCCGCGGCGAGAAAGTGACAACTGTCGTCCTCCAGCAACGGATAGACGCCGATCGTCTGGTCGCCAGCGAGATGGGCATAGATCACCGCATCAGTCAGTGGCGAGAGTTTGCGGTGACCGCAATCCGCGCACTTGATGCGGGGTTTCTCGCAGATGCCTGGTCGCCACTCGTTGGCGCATGCCGGCGCATAGCCTGACTTCCCGGTCGCCTTGCTCTCCCAGCGCACCGCATAGACGTCGTCGCGTCCGCGAAACAACCGACGAAACAGCACCAACTTCTCGGCGGTCGACAGGCGCTGACCTTCCGGCTCAGCTTGGACTTGCGGTGCAGATGCAGGGGGAAGCCGCCACTCGACTCCGTTGGCCTCGAGCAGGGAGACAAGGCGCGCGTTCTCCGCTCGAAGTCTCTCCAGTTCGTCGCCCATGACCCGACAAATCCAGCTTCTGCATGACCCCCGTATCGGCCGCCGCGCGAAGCTGTCGAGCGGAGACCAGCATGGTGGTAGACGCTGTGTGGCTTGTTGCGGGTTCCAGGCCGCGAATGCGTACTTGCGGCAGCTCGGGTGGGTCGCGCCGAGCAATCTACAGTCCACGCAAGACGAAGGAGGTCATTGCAGGCAAACGAGAGATGGTGGTGCAACCGTTCCTCGCAGCAAACCTCACAGTTTAGGCCCGTGATAACAGATGCGGGTCGGTGCGGATTCCGCAGTTCCCCGTGATCATCGCCCCGTCGGTCGAGGTGATCCGCCGCGCCCCGTATCGATGATTTCGTCAGGTTCGCCAAGCCCACGGCGAGAACTGACACTGCTACCGGCACGCGTAATCAGTTGAAACTTTCCATGTCCAGTTGCAGTCTACTGCCCAATGCGCCGGACCCTACTCCAGCTTCTGCTCTCGCTAACGCTCATCGTGAACAGCGTTTGGGCGCCGTGGGCGATGGCTGGGATGGCGCACGGCGATCATGGAACTCATTCGATGGGCGACCATCATCACCCCGACGGAAGCGACGCTCCGTCGGAGCCTGCTTCGCCAGACGATGGAAGTTGTTGCGATGGCGCATCCTGCCAATGCGGCTGTGTACTTCCTCCAGCGTTGTCTTTGCAGGCAACTTGCATGTCGGTAGTTGAGCCGATCCGCACCGCGCATTCGCGGTTGATTGCGCACATCGTTTTGCATCGCGACTCTCCTCCGCTACGCCCACCCGCGGCCTGAACGCGTAACGACTGTCCGTGTGGGCGCCATCCGGCGCTCGCACGCCCGTTGCCGCGTCTGCGCGTCCGTTCAGGACAGCGCCTGTCGCCTGTGAGGTTGAGTCTATGGCTTTGTTTTTTCGTTCCGCCGCGAGCGTCGCGGCGGCGCTGGCGTTGGTTGGCTGCGCCAGTCTGCCGCGCGAGCGCGGCTATTCCGAATCCCGCGACCTGATCGCGGATCGGCGCTCGGTGCCCCCCGATTGGTCGCCGCTCGGCGCCGATCCCGCTCCGCAGGTTCCGACCGCGCCGATCGGCGTCGAGGACGCCGTCCGGCTTGCGTTCTTCAACAATCCACGGCTGCGCGAGGAGTACGTGCGACTCGGCCTCGGTCGCGCAGATCTGGAGGATGCGCGTCGCCTGTCGAACCCGAGTTTTGGCTTTCTTCGACTCTCGCCGGACGGCGGCGAGGGTACGCAGATCACGCGCAGCCTGTCGCTCGGCTTGACCGATCTACTCCTCCTTCCGGTACGCAAGCGTCTCGCAGAGGGTGAGCTGGAGCGGCTGCAACTGGCGGTGTCGGGCGCGGTGCTCGAGATCGCGACTGAAGTGGAAGTGGCGTGGTACGAGGCGGTCGGCGCCCAGCAGATCGCCGCGATGCGTGATCTGGTGGCGCGCGCCGCCGAGCAGTCGGCCGAACTGGCACAACGCTTCTTCGATGCCGGGAATATCAACCGCCTGCAGCTCGAACAAGAACGTGCAGCTGCCACGCAAGCCCGCATCGAAGCACTGGCGGCCAACTCGAACGCCTTGCGTGCGCGACACCGACTGGCAGCGCTGATCGGTCTGTCGACCGGCGGAGAATGGACCACGCAGGCGCAGTTGCCCGCCCCGCGCGCGATCGGCTACGACGCCGACGCACTGGTCGCATCCGCGCTCGAAACGCGTCTCGACCTGGCCGCCGTGCGCCGCACGGTCGCGCTGCGCGAAGACGCCCTTGGCGTAACCCGGCGATGGCGTTGGCTGGGCGGCATCGAGGTCGGCTACGAGGATGAACGCGAGTTCGACGGCGCCCAAGCAACCGGTCCTTTCGCCTCGCTGGCACTTCCGATCTTCAACCAGGGACAGGGCAGCGTTGCGCGCGCCGAGGCGGAGTTGCAACAGGCGCGCGCCGAACTCGATGCCAAATTGCTGTCGGTGCAGAACGATGCGCGGCTGGGCCTGGACGCAGTCGCGGTGGCGCACACCATCGCAGAACGCCATCGCGTCGAATTGGTCCCGCGCCGCGAGGCCATTGTCGCGCGCACGCAGGAACAGGTGAACTTCATGTTGGTGGGTGTGTTCGAGCTGCTGCTGGCGAAACAGCAGGAGTACGACGCCTACCAAGCCTACCTCGAAGGGGTGCGCGACTACTGGGTCGCCCGCGCCGAACTGCGGGGCGCAATTGGCGGCCGCTTGCCCGACGACGATTCGCCGATAGAGCCTGCCATCGGCGTGGAAGCCATCCTCCCGGCCGCCGGTGTTCCGGCGGCAATGGATCACAGCATGCACAGCGGCCGGGAGCGCGATCCGCACGCGGGTCATCGCATGCCGGAACCCGCTTCCCCACCCGATCCGCACGCCGGCCATGACATGTCCGTGCCGACGCAGCCAGTGGATCCGCACCGCGAGCACCGCAAGTCGACCACGCCCGCGCCCGTCGCACCCGCGGATGAAGAAGCCGAGCCTCAGCACGACCACGGAGACACGCCATGAACCCTTTTCGCCGCCAATGGTTTCGCCTCGCGGGACTGGGAGCGCTGGCCCCATTCGGGCTGTGGGCGCAGCGCGCCGCCGCGCAGGACCACCAGGGCCACTCCGTCGCCGCAGCCGCCGCGCCTGCACCTTTGCCTGCTCCCGCCGCCGACGGCTATCGCCCGGTACGCACCTTGAATGGCTGGACTCTGCCGCACCGCATCGTCGATGGAGTCAAGGAGTTCCACCTCGTGGCCGAAGAGATCGAGCACGAGTTCGCGCCCGGTTGCCGCGCCAAGTGCTGGGGTTACAACGGCACCACGCCGGGCCCGACCATCGAGGCGGTCGAGGGCGACCGGGTGCGCATCTATGTGACCAACCGCCTGCCCGAGCACACCAGCGTGCATTGGCATGGCCTGCTGCTACCGTCGGGCATGGACGGCGTCGGCGGGCTGAGCCAGCCGCAGATCCAGCCCGGCGAGACCTACGTCTACGAGTTCACGTTGCGCCAGCACGGCACCCACATGTACCACCCGCATGCCGACGAGATGGTGCAGATGGCGGTCGGCATGATGGGCATGTTCATCATCCACCCCAGGGACGGCGAGCCTGAGCCCATCGCTCGCGACTACGCGATCCTGCTGCATAACTGGGCGCTGCATCCTGGCACTTATCGGCCCGATCCGTCGGTGATGCAGGACTTCGACCTGTGGACGATGAACAGCAAGGTCTTCCCCGCGATCGAGCCCTTGGTCGCGCGGACCGGCGAACGCGTGCGCGTGCGCGTCGGCAACCTGTCGATGTGGAACCATCCCATTCACATGCATGGTGTGCAATTCCACGTCACCGGATCGGACGGCGGCCGCTGGCCCAAAACCCTGTGGCGACCGGAGACCACCGAGATCGTCGGCGTCGGCCAGACGCGCGATCTGGAGTTCGTCGCGGTGCCCGGAGACTGGGCCTTCCACTGCCACATGTCGCACCACACGATGAACGCGATGGGCCACGAAATTCCGAACACGCTCGGCGTCGATCAATCTGGCGTGGAGGCGGAGATCCGCAAACTGCTGCCGGGCTACATGGCGATGGGGCAAGGCGGCATGGCCGAGCACCAGGAGCACACCGACTCCGGCCACATGACCGGCCCCGAGAACACCCTGCCGATGATGATGGGCAAGGGCCCGTTCGGAAATCTCGAAATGGGCGGGATGTTCACCGTGGTCAAGGTGCGCGATGACCTCGCCGCCGGCGACTTCCGCGATCCGGGCTGGTACCCCAACCCCAAGGGCACGGTCGCGCATCGCATCAGCGCCGATCCAGATTTCGGAAAGCCCGCGAGACGCGGCCCGCCGCCTGGCCCGTCGCCCACGCTCAAAGCCAAGCCGGTCGATCACTCCAAAATGAAGATGGGATAGGGAGCACCTTATGAATCTGTTCAAGACCCTCGTTGTTCTGGTACTGGTCGGCATGGTGATCGCCGCCGCCGTCATCTGGAGCGGCATCTACAACGTCGGTGCCGACGACCCGCACTGGTCTGCGACCCATCGCGCGCTCGAGGTGGCGCGCAAACGCTCGATCGCAGTCCGGGCGGCCGACATTCAGGTGCCCGACCTGTCCGACGCCGAACTGATCCGCAACGGGGCAGGCAACTACAGCGCCATGTGCGTGACCTGCCATCTCAGCCCCGACGCGCAGGAAACCGAACTGAGCGTTGGCCTGTACCCGCGCCCGCCGCGCTGGGATGCCCTCGGCCAGACCGATCCTCGCGAGGCCTTCTGGGTGCTCAAGCACGGCATCAAGGCGTCGGGCATGCCGGCCTGGGGCAAGAGCATGGACGATCGCTACCTGTGGGGCATGGTCGCCTTCATGCAGCAGTTTCCGGGCATGACCGCCGCGCAGTACCAGGCACGAGTTGCGGCCAGCGATGGCCACAGCCACGGCGGCGGCGAAACCGATGTCGGCGGTGGCGATCCGCATGCTGCACACGAAGGCGCGAACCCGGAGCGTTCGTCCTTTGAGCCCGTCGAAGATCCGATGGCAGCGCCCGCGGGCGACGACCACGCCGACAACGACCATCAACACTGAATCAGCCACCCACGAGGCCTGCGCCTCATCTCGAACTGGAGAAACCGATGATCATTCGAATGACTTCCCTCGCCTTGGCCCTCGCCCTCGCCGCTCCGATCGGCTGGGCCCACGGCAATGAAAAACACGGCTCAACGCAAGTAGCCGCCGGCCGCGTGACGGCGGGCGCCACGCTCAGCATCTCGCCCGAAGCCGCCGACGCCGTTGCGGTGCTGGAACGCTTCTCGGCCGCCTTGAGCGCGGGCGATCTCGACGGCGTTGCCGCGGATCTCGATCCGGCGGTGCTGATCCTCGAAAGCGGCGGCGCCGAGCGTACCCGCGATGAGTACCTCGGCGGACACGCCAAACACGACGCCGAGTTCCTCAAGACCGCCCACATCACGCTGAAGCGCAGGACGGCCCAGGCATCGGGCGACCTGGTCTGGGTCGGCAGCGAGAGCGAGATTCACGCGAGCAAGGACGACAAGATGCTGATGATCTCGTCGACCGAGACCGCGATCCTGCGCAAGACCGGAGCTGGCTGGACGATCGTCCATCTGCACTGGTCGTCGAGGGCACAGCGATGAGCCGCCGCACAGGTGGAAGCAGCGCCGCGTGGGGCCTCGCGAGCCTCGCAGCGCTGATGATGTCAGCCGCTTGCGCACGCGACCCGGACGCCACGAGCACGACCGCAAGCGCGCAGCAGGTCGCGACACCCACCCCCATGTCGGACACGACACCGGCAATGGTCGTGCACAAGACTCCCAGCTGTGGTTGCTGTGGCTTGTGGGTCGAACACATGCGACAAGCCGGCTTTACCGTTGAGGTGCGCGACACCGACGACCTCGCGCCGATCAAGGCAGGACTTGGCGTCCCCTACGGCAAAGGCTCCTGTCACACGGCAGAGATCGACGGCTATGTGATCGAGGGTCACGTTCCCGCCGAGGACGTCCGTCGCTTGTTGACTGAACGGCCCAAGGCGCGCGGTCTGGTCCTGCCCGGCATGCCGCTCGGCTCGCCCGGCATGGAGATGCCGGACGGCCGCGTGCAGTCCTACACGGTCGAGCTGTTGGAGGAGGACGGCAGCACCTCGACGTTTCGCCGTGTGGAAGGCGATCGCTGACTGACGCGAACCGGTCGCGACGGTGAATGCCGTCGCGACTGGGGCTTGACTCTGGACCCAGGTCCAGGGTGCAAGCTCACATCCCACAAGGAGAACGAACATGTCACTGAGCATCGGCGGGTTGGCCAAGCAGGCGGGAGTTGCCATCGACACGGTGCGCTACTACGAGCGCAATGGCCTGCTGGCACCGGCGGGTCGACTCGCATCGGGCTATCGCCGCTATGGCGCCGAGGAACTCAAGCGCCTGCGCTTCATTCGCCGCGCCAAAGTGCTGGGATTCTCGCTCGATGACATCCGTTCGCTGCTGGCGCTCAGTGCCGAGCGCGACGTGGCCCGCGTGCGCGCTGCGGCGCAGCGCAAGCTCGGAGACATCGAGTTGCGCATTACTGAACTCGAACGCATCCGCAGTGGCCTGCGGACGCTGATCGACGCTTGCCCCGGGCACGGTCGCAGCGAAGCCTGCCCGATTCTCAATGCGCTGTCCCAGGAGCAAGACGCATGAACCACGATCACCACTCACATGGCAGCAAGCCGCCGAAAGCGGCACACGGTCACGCACATCACCGCGCCACCAGCGGCGTTCACGATCATGCTGCTCATGCACGAAACAGCGCCGCACATGTCGACCCGGTATGCGGCATGTCGGTGGCGATCGACTCCCCCCACCAACTCGAGCACGCCGGGAACCTGTACCGGTTCTGCTCCGAAAAGTGCCGCGGCAAGTTCCTTGCCGATCCGACACGCTATTTGAGTCCCGTCGCCCAGCCTGCGGCCGTCCCGGCGCAGCCGGGCGCTCGCTATACCTGCCCGATGCACCCGCAGATCGTGCGCGACGAGCCGGGCAGCTGCCCAATCTGCGGCATGGCGCTGGAGCCCCTTCTGCCCAGCCTGGACGACGACGAAAACCCCGAACTGGCGGATTTCCGGCGGCGATTCTGGTGGACCTTGCCGTTCTCGGTATTGGCACTACTGCTCGCGATGGCCGGGCATCGACTGCCTGGTCTCGCGGCCGACACGCGCACCTGGCTGGAACTGGTGTTGTCGGCGCCGGTCGTACTGTGGGCCGGCTGGCCCTTCTTCGTGCGTTGGGCGGCCTCGCTCGCCAACCGCAGCCCGAACATGTGGACGCTGATCGGCACCGGCGTCGGCGCGGCCTTCGGCTACAGCCTGGTCGCAACGCTGGCGCCGGGCATGTTCCCGGAAGCCTTCCGCGAGCACGGCCGGGTCGGCGTCTATTTCGAGGCCGCAGCAATCATCGTGTCGCTGACGCTGCTCGGTCAGGTGTTGGAGCTGAAGGCGCGATCGTCTACGTCGGCGGCGATCAAGGCGCTGCTCGGGCTGGCGCCGAAAACCGCGCGCCGGCTGCGCGCGGACGGAACTGAGGAAGACATCCCGTTGACCCATGTGCACGTCGGCGACCGCCTGCGCGTGCGCCCCGGCGAGAAGGTGCCGGTCGATGGCGAGGTGCTCGACGGGCGTTCGGCGGTCGACGAATCGATGCTGACGGGTGAGCCGATTTCGGTCGAGAAGGCGGCCGGTGCACGCGTGATCGGCGCAACCATCAACGGCACCGGAAGCCTCGTGATCCGCGCAGATCGCATAGGCGC
Encoded proteins:
- a CDS encoding DEAD/DEAH box helicase family protein codes for the protein MGDELERLRAENARLVSLLEANGVEWRLPPASAPQVQAEPEGQRLSTAEKLVLFRRLFRGRDDVYAVRWESKATGKSGYAPACANEWRPGICEKPRIKCADCGHRKLSPLTDAVIYAHLAGDQTIGVYPLLEDDSCHFLAADFDDAEWREDAGAFVQSCRELGVPVALEISRSGEGAHAWVFFAGRVAARDARRLGAALISHTCARTRQLKLGSYDRLFPNQDTMPKGGFGNLIALPLQKKPRDQGRSVFVDANLHPFPDQWAFLASIRPMAPNDIEPTILRATGGVHPLDVSFIDEEDLAKPWQRSESLAQKLSGPMPSALNVTLANLVYFEKAQLPQSLANRLIRLAAFQNPEFYKAQAMRLSVWDKPRVIGSAENFPQHIALPRGCLEPAIALLKSNSIRCEIEDVRHVGDRLTASFMGTLRLDQEAAVTAMLHSDFGVLCAPTAFGKTVTAAALIARRGVNTLVLVHRTELLKQWQERLRAFLGVGKDVIGTIGGGKAKPTGKIDIAVMQSLSRKGEIDALVESYGHVIIDECHHVGAASFEAVLKRVKARFVLGLTATPIRRDGQQPIIFMQCGPIRHVVAKAVGAPSDLEVRPLLRHERIDLPLESGIQEVFRHLANDSDRTRVVAAEIRAAFMEGRKVLVLTERTEHLAAIETALNGTVTRLFVLHGRMSQKQRAGLIEGMDALPPDAPRILLATGKLVGEGFDHPSLDTLVLAMPISWKGTLAQYAGRLHREHATKADVRIVDLVDTGHPALLRMWDKRQRGYRAMGYRIAADSDRDEASARLVRGVGRSSDLPGPTHSQFTN
- a CDS encoding nuclear transport factor 2 family protein — encoded protein: MALALAAPIGWAHGNEKHGSTQVAAGRVTAGATLSISPEAADAVAVLERFSAALSAGDLDGVAADLDPAVLILESGGAERTRDEYLGGHAKHDAEFLKTAHITLKRRTAQASGDLVWVGSESEIHASKDDKMLMISSTETAILRKTGAGWTIVHLHWSSRAQR
- a CDS encoding TolC family protein, which gives rise to MWAPSGARTPVAASARPFRTAPVACEVESMALFFRSAASVAAALALVGCASLPRERGYSESRDLIADRRSVPPDWSPLGADPAPQVPTAPIGVEDAVRLAFFNNPRLREEYVRLGLGRADLEDARRLSNPSFGFLRLSPDGGEGTQITRSLSLGLTDLLLLPVRKRLAEGELERLQLAVSGAVLEIATEVEVAWYEAVGAQQIAAMRDLVARAAEQSAELAQRFFDAGNINRLQLEQERAAATQARIEALAANSNALRARHRLAALIGLSTGGEWTTQAQLPAPRAIGYDADALVASALETRLDLAAVRRTVALREDALGVTRRWRWLGGIEVGYEDEREFDGAQATGPFASLALPIFNQGQGSVARAEAELQQARAELDAKLLSVQNDARLGLDAVAVAHTIAERHRVELVPRREAIVARTQEQVNFMLVGVFELLLAKQQEYDAYQAYLEGVRDYWVARAELRGAIGGRLPDDDSPIEPAIGVEAILPAAGVPAAMDHSMHSGRERDPHAGHRMPEPASPPDPHAGHDMSVPTQPVDPHREHRKSTTPAPVAPADEEAEPQHDHGDTP
- a CDS encoding DUF411 domain-containing protein, translated to MVVHKTPSCGCCGLWVEHMRQAGFTVEVRDTDDLAPIKAGLGVPYGKGSCHTAEIDGYVIEGHVPAEDVRRLLTERPKARGLVLPGMPLGSPGMEMPDGRVQSYTVELLEEDGSTSTFRRVEGDR
- a CDS encoding cytochrome c → MFKTLVVLVLVGMVIAAAVIWSGIYNVGADDPHWSATHRALEVARKRSIAVRAADIQVPDLSDAELIRNGAGNYSAMCVTCHLSPDAQETELSVGLYPRPPRWDALGQTDPREAFWVLKHGIKASGMPAWGKSMDDRYLWGMVAFMQQFPGMTAAQYQARVAASDGHSHGGGETDVGGGDPHAAHEGANPERSSFEPVEDPMAAPAGDDHADNDHQH
- a CDS encoding copper oxidase — translated: MNPFRRQWFRLAGLGALAPFGLWAQRAAAQDHQGHSVAAAAAPAPLPAPAADGYRPVRTLNGWTLPHRIVDGVKEFHLVAEEIEHEFAPGCRAKCWGYNGTTPGPTIEAVEGDRVRIYVTNRLPEHTSVHWHGLLLPSGMDGVGGLSQPQIQPGETYVYEFTLRQHGTHMYHPHADEMVQMAVGMMGMFIIHPRDGEPEPIARDYAILLHNWALHPGTYRPDPSVMQDFDLWTMNSKVFPAIEPLVARTGERVRVRVGNLSMWNHPIHMHGVQFHVTGSDGGRWPKTLWRPETTEIVGVGQTRDLEFVAVPGDWAFHCHMSHHTMNAMGHEIPNTLGVDQSGVEAEIRKLLPGYMAMGQGGMAEHQEHTDSGHMTGPENTLPMMMGKGPFGNLEMGGMFTVVKVRDDLAAGDFRDPGWYPNPKGTVAHRISADPDFGKPARRGPPPGPSPTLKAKPVDHSKMKMG
- a CDS encoding MerR family transcriptional regulator, translated to MSLSIGGLAKQAGVAIDTVRYYERNGLLAPAGRLASGYRRYGAEELKRLRFIRRAKVLGFSLDDIRSLLALSAERDVARVRAAAQRKLGDIELRITELERIRSGLRTLIDACPGHGRSEACPILNALSQEQDA